The Misgurnus anguillicaudatus chromosome 15, ASM2758022v2, whole genome shotgun sequence genome has a window encoding:
- the zfpm1 gene encoding zinc finger protein ZFPM1, which yields MSRRKQSKPRQIKRSIGDLNGGEDPSDDVSMSGEEGGASDQEDSAECDGSSPSSFPPLYNEEPRTHESLGAQDESEEDEERLRCSEDEEEEEEEEEGEGEPHWNGPDDLMLSGAADDLKVLALRDLPVDTVWGPFSGSIQSEEPTDGGVTSESSVMSLECVEADCWLRRIPVTSCTTESNCTIYSQGGALFCKLTQELPSGDALVATLSRAHADQSKAVQTSSVRVKEEPAYPAALHSEIQLLPQQAGMAAILATAVVNKDIFPCKDCGIWYRSERNLQAHLMYYCASRQKQQTAASPPQDKPKDAYPNERMCPFPQCNKSCPSASSLEIHMRTHSGERPFVCLICLSAFTTKANCERHLKVHTDSLNGVCHGCGFISTTRDILYTHLVTSHMVCQPGSHSEVYSPKIPLATGLSPGDSGIVLKCQVCGYSAETPALLQQHVHTHLEVRVPADRSPTPRHSSPPSSELPDPQDGEPAACVSRPDSSSPGANGSSATSRGCSPQNHLNIKEEPRSDYETDSKEEETVDSPQRNAVEGSSSQSASPKSPLGVAVKTEPTSPTPGSSPVHPGTGGSVLPGGAMFLPQYMFNSEAAIMPQASEILAKMSEMVHSRLKQGQGPVPGQPGFFPSGSPASIHKGATCFECDITFNHINNFYVHKRLYCSSRHQQGEAASLLKEGTAAATAAPPAAHAASPQARPLSRTASASPSYSDPATGGTASEPKSMEGKSEDPGMKDGTCSSSSEGEGPGGGQASEGSQSPSGSAEDPEDELTRTFCRACNIRFSRHENYIVHKRFYCASRHDPSNQRPHSGKTAFLPQPIRTRKRKKMYEIHMAQSEALANATPLTVATGLGVKQEAASVPPPSTRSSTPDGDGPIDLSKRPRLSENQRGSSIPAVPLTDYHKCTACSISFNSIENYLAHKTYYCPATTLQPHTLEQLNRLKRPASTSPKSRALDLHSDAKGLQMGKTAAVGNPSSLPGPESTAPNAVHGAKTPNSPPVVCPYCPPNKQLTCDLVEHFKMAHGLVVTLQQHLETRSAGVSPSPSLSPRDGAPLTPPKPNPRPHRDSVNGRSLKLEATSPSSPILNGKPPEHHSGSPKNTPPALSPSVPRTVSPVPEALKEVGHTPVPPLIPEKAALSLGHTHTASPMPKTPLASLQNGNTRFCRLCNIKFSSLSTFIAHKKYYCSSHSAEHVK from the exons ATGATCTTATGCTAAGTGGGGCTGCTGATGACCTCAAGGTCCTGGCCCTCAGGGATCTGCCGGTTGACACTGTTTGGGGTCCATTTTCTGGCAGCATCCAATCAGAGGAGCCCACTGATGGAGGAGTCACCAGTGAG aGCTCTGTAATGTCCTTGGAGTGTGTGGAGGCAGACTGCTGGCTCAGGAGGATACCCGTGACCTCATGCACCACCGAATCAAACTGCACCATCTACAGTCAGG GAGGTGCATTATTCTGTAAGCTAACACAGGAGCTGCCCAGTGGAGATGCACTTGTGGCAACACTGTCCCGCGCCCATGCGGATCAGTCGAAGGCTGTTCAGACATCCAGCGTGCGGGTGAAGGAGGAGCCAGCGTATCCCGCTGCACTGCACTCGGAGATTCAGCTCCTCCCACAACAGGCTGGCATGGCTGCCATCTTAGCAACTGCTGTTGTTAACA AAGATATTTTCCCATGCAAAGACTGTGGGATCTGGTACAGAAGTGAGAGAAATCTTCAGGCCCATCTCATGTACTACTGCGCGAGTCGGCAGAAGCAGCAGACCGCGGCCTCTCCACCACAGGACAAGCCTAAAGACGCATACCCTAATGAAAGGATGTGTCccttcccacaatgcaacaaaAGCTGCCCCAGTGCCAGCTCTTTGGAGATCCATATGAGAACTCATAGCG GAGAGCGCCCATTTGTGTGTTTGATTTGCCTGTCGGCTTTTACCACAAAAGCAAACTGCGAGCGGCACTTAAAGGTCCACACGGACTCGCTGAACGGCGTGTGTCACGGCTGTGGTTTCATCTCCACCACACGAGACATCCTGTACACCCACCTGGTCACGAGCCATATGGTTTGCCAGCCTGGGTCTCACAGTGAGGTGTACTCGCCCAAAATCCCTCTGGCCACAG GCTTGAGTCCAGGAGACTCTGGAATTGTCCTGAAATGTCAAGTGTGTGGCTACTCTGCCGAAACACCTGCCCTTCTCCAGCAGCATGTCCACACACACCTAGAAGTGAGGGTTCCAGCTGACCGAAGCCCTACACCGCGTCACAGCAGTCCTCCCTCCTCTGAGCTCCCAGACCCCCAAGATGGAGAACCTGCCGCCTGCGTGTCCAGACCCGATTCATCCAGCCCAGGAGCCAACGGCAGCTCGGCCACCTCTCGTGGCTGCAGCCCCCAGAACCACCTCAACATCAAAGAAGAACCACGGTCGGACTACGAAACAGACTCAAAGGAGGAAGAAACAGTGGACAGCCCTCAAAGAAATGCTGTGGAGGGAAGCTCATCTCAGTCTGCTTCACCTAAGAGTCCCTTGGGGGTGGCAGTTAAAACGGAGCCGACCAGTCCTACTCCAGGTTCCAGCCCCGTACACCCTGGAACGGGAGGTTCGGTTCTCCCTGGAGGAGCAATGTTCTTGCCACAGTACATGTTCAATTCTGAGGCTGCCATTATGCCGCAAGCATCTGAGATCCTGGCTAAGATGTCTGAGATGGTGCACAGCAGACTTAAACAAGGACAGGGTCCAGTGCCTGGACAGCCAGGCTTTTTCCCATCAGGTTCCCCCGCTAGCATTCACAAGGGAGCCACTTGCTTTGAATGTGACATTACCTTCAACCACATCAACAACTTCTACGTCCACAAGAGGCTTTACTGCTCGAGCAGACATCAGCAGGGCGAGGCTGCGAGTCTGTTAAAAGAAGGGACAGCCGCCGCCACTGCTGCTCCTCCCGCTGCCCATGCTGCTTCACCACAGGCCAGACCGTTGAGCCGCACAGCTTCAGCATCGCCTAGCTACTCAGACCCTGCAACAGGAGGAACGGCCTCAGAGCCCAAATCAATGGAGGGGAAAAGTGAAGATCCGGGCATGAAGGATGGCACCTGCTCCTCTTCCTCAGAGGGGGAGGGGCCTGGAGGGGGTCAGGCCAGCGAGGGTAGCCAAAGTCCTAGCGGGTCCGCCGAAGACCCGGAGGATGAACTTACTCGCACGTTCTGCCGGGCCTGCAACATCCGCTTTAGCCGTCACGAAAACTACATTGTGCACAAGCGTTTTTATTGCGCCTCAAGACATGACCCCTCCAACCAGCGGCCACATTCTGGCAAGACTGCCTTCCTGCCCCAACCTATTCGCACACGTAAGCGCAAGAAGATGTACGAGATCCACATGGCTCAAAGTGAGGCTTTGGCCAATGCTACCCCTTTGACGGTAGCAACAGGCCTCGGGGTGAAACAGGAGGCCGCTTCAGTTCCTCCACCATCAACACGCAGCTCCACTCCTGATGGTGATGGCCCTATCGACCTTAGCAAAAGACCCCGGCTGAGTGAAAACCAGAGAGGGAGCAGCATTCCCGCTGTGCCACTTACCGACTACCACAAGTGCACCGCTTGCAGCATCAGCTTCAACAGCATCGAGAACTACCTGGCACACAAGACCTACTACTGCCCCGCAACAACCCTGCAGCCCCACACGCTTGAGCAGCTGAACCGCCTAAAGAGACCCGCCTCCACCTCACCCAAAAGTCGAGCTCTGGACCTGCACTCTGATGCGAAGGGGCTTCAGATGGGAAAAACTGCTGCGGTTGGAAATCCATCTTCATTACCTGGCCCTGAATCCACTGCTCCTAATGCTGTACATGGAGCAAAGACCCCCAACAGCCCCCCGGTGGTCTGTCCCTATTGCCCTCCTAATAAGCAGTTGACTTGTGATCTAGTGGAGCATTTCAAAATGGCTCACGGTCTGGTGGTCACCCTACAGCAACATCTAGAGACACGCTCAGCTGGAGTCAGTCCCAGTCCTAGCCTTAGCCCACGTGATGGAGCACCACTCACCCCTCCTAAACCGAACCCCCGACCCCATAGGGACAGCGTGAATGGCCGGAGCCTCAAGTTAGAAGCGACCTCTCCTTCCTCACCCATTCTTAACGGGAAGCCTCCAGAACACCACTCTGGTTCTCCAAAAAACACACCCCCTGCCCTGTCGCCCAGCGTCCCTCGAACTGTATCACCTGTGCCTGAAGCTCTAAAAGAGGTGGGCCACACCCCCGTCCCCCCGCTCATTCCTGAAAAGGCAGCCCTGTCACTAGGCCACACCCACACGGCTTCACCCATGCCCAAAACGCCCCTCGCCTCCCTGCAGAACGGAAACACTCGCTTCTGCCGGCTGTGCAACATTAAATTCAGCAGCCTCTCCACCTTCATTGCACACAAAAAATACTACTGTTCCTCCCACAGTGCCGAACATGTCAAGTGA